The following proteins come from a genomic window of Pseudomonas sp. MAG733B:
- a CDS encoding methyl-accepting chemotaxis protein, with translation MSLRNMNIAPRAFLGFALIGGLMMLLGVFALNQMSKIRDAAENITVSSVPSIKSLDEFTQLTLRLRVLSYRLLVNREPDVQQKTMELLDMRNQQIRAAQTTYEKLISSPQERAAYDQYVQLLAQYRQIEDRMKTLSRNNQVDELRSLLNADLLSNSEAVNAVLNKLLEINTQQTLDTNQQAADQYDSAFNLVITLLVIATGLTILFAWLLTNSITKPIANALNAAEQIAEGNLTRPITVDGEDEAGRLLLAMSKMQDKLRDTLQRISGSATQLASAAEELNSVTDESARGLTQQNNEIEQAATAVNEMTSAVEEVARNAVSTSEASKNATTSAGDGRDLVQETVSAIERMSADVQSTATLIGDLANESRDIGKVLDVIRGLADQTNLLALNAAIEAARAGEAGRGFAVVADEVRALAHRTQQSTSEIERMIGSIQSGTEHAVDSMRNSTERAESTLNIARGAGMSLDTINSAIVEINERNLVIASAAEEQAQVAREVDRNLVNIRDLSVQSATGANQTSAASNELSRLAVDLNTMVGRFSL, from the coding sequence ATGTCCCTTCGTAATATGAATATCGCGCCGCGAGCGTTCCTCGGTTTTGCCCTGATTGGCGGTTTGATGATGCTTCTGGGCGTGTTTGCCCTGAACCAGATGAGCAAGATCCGCGACGCCGCCGAGAACATCACCGTCAGCAGCGTGCCGAGCATCAAGAGCCTCGACGAATTCACCCAGCTGACGCTGCGACTGCGCGTGCTGTCCTACCGTTTGCTGGTCAACCGCGAGCCAGACGTGCAGCAGAAAACCATGGAGTTGCTGGACATGCGCAACCAGCAGATCCGCGCCGCCCAGACCACCTACGAAAAACTGATCAGCAGCCCGCAGGAACGTGCGGCCTACGATCAATACGTGCAGTTGCTGGCGCAATACCGCCAGATCGAAGACCGGATGAAGACCTTGTCGCGCAACAACCAGGTTGACGAACTGCGCAGCCTGCTCAACGCCGACCTGCTGAGCAACTCCGAAGCCGTCAATGCAGTGCTGAACAAGCTGTTGGAGATCAACACCCAGCAGACTCTCGACACCAACCAGCAAGCCGCCGATCAATACGACTCGGCCTTCAATCTGGTGATCACCCTGCTTGTCATCGCCACCGGCCTGACCATTCTGTTCGCCTGGTTGCTGACCAACAGCATCACCAAGCCGATCGCCAATGCCTTGAATGCCGCCGAGCAGATCGCCGAAGGCAACCTGACGCGCCCGATCACCGTCGACGGTGAAGACGAGGCCGGTCGCTTGCTGCTGGCGATGTCGAAGATGCAGGACAAGCTGCGCGACACCCTGCAACGGATTTCCGGTTCGGCCACGCAGTTGGCCTCCGCCGCCGAAGAACTCAACAGCGTCACCGACGAAAGCGCCCGCGGCCTGACCCAGCAGAACAACGAAATTGAACAGGCCGCCACGGCGGTCAACGAAATGACCAGCGCCGTGGAAGAAGTTGCGCGCAACGCGGTCAGCACCTCCGAAGCCTCGAAGAACGCCACCACATCCGCCGGTGATGGTCGTGATCTGGTGCAGGAAACCGTCAGCGCCATCGAACGCATGAGCGCTGATGTGCAGAGCACCGCGACTTTGATTGGCGACCTGGCCAATGAATCCCGTGACATCGGCAAGGTACTGGACGTGATTCGCGGCTTGGCCGACCAGACCAACCTGTTGGCCTTGAACGCCGCGATCGAAGCGGCACGCGCCGGTGAGGCCGGTCGTGGTTTTGCGGTGGTGGCCGACGAAGTTCGAGCCCTGGCCCATCGCACCCAGCAATCGACCAGCGAAATCGAACGTATGATCGGCAGCATCCAGAGCGGCACCGAGCACGCCGTGGATTCGATGCGCAACAGCACCGAGCGCGCCGAGTCGACCCTGAACATCGCCCGTGGCGCGGGAATGTCGCTGGACACCATCAACAGCGCCATCGTCGAAATCAACGAGCGCAACCTGGTGATCGCCAGCGCCGCCGAAGAGCAGGCGCAAGTGGCCCGTGAAGTGGATCGCAATCTGGTGAACATTCGTGATCTGTCGGTGCAATCGGCCACCGGCGCCAACCAGACCAGCGCGGCGAGCAATGAGTTGTCGCGCTTGGCGGTGGACCTGAACACGATGGTTGGGCGGTTTAGCCTGTAA
- a CDS encoding cell division protein ZapA: MSYGPGVKVVSILGEDYSIKAPAGEEQTLLDAAMMLKAALADTKRKYPTLIGDRLLVLAAMNLCSQQIEMQKQHKLELDRYQEQVSATVEVISKTINQA, from the coding sequence ATGAGTTACGGCCCGGGTGTGAAAGTCGTCTCGATCCTGGGTGAGGACTATTCGATCAAGGCGCCGGCCGGGGAAGAGCAGACCCTGCTGGACGCGGCCATGATGTTGAAGGCTGCCCTGGCCGACACCAAAAGAAAGTACCCGACGCTGATCGGTGACCGACTGCTGGTACTGGCCGCGATGAATCTGTGCTCCCAGCAGATCGAAATGCAAAAGCAGCACAAGCTCGAACTCGACCGTTACCAAGAGCAAGTCAGCGCCACGGTTGAAGTGATCTCCAAGACGATCAATCAGGCCTGA
- a CDS encoding methyl-accepting chemotaxis protein has translation MQFWRRSIQWQLILSMGTALLVSILIVVGIYTLVVNRLAQSYLVEQALPSSIEAMRNDIERILVQPLTAAKDIASNSMVRNWLAEGENSAQIGTFTTYLEGIRAEHKAFTALIVGTASNHYFTEKGLDRTLSRSNPKDAWFYAFLDSNQPRTLNIDNDTATGELALFIDLKVEQAGKVVGVAGLGLNMKELSELIHNFSFGERGKVYLVRSDGLIQVHPEAQFSGKRTLAEQIGADAAQAVMGQKTAISSGFQRDGEDFLALSLPLRDLGWTLVAEVPQSQIYAEARRAMWMSSGIGLAVALVCLLLVVLLARGLVRPIRQVTAALVAIGSGGGDLTHRLDSSRADELGDLARGFNRFLDSQREMIGEVLTTSERLRTAVGQVARVVDNTAERSGRQQEMTDMVATAVHEMGLTVQEIAQNAGNAAVASQTARDEAMQAREVVGGSIRHIESMSEEIGIAATAVGELAHQVASIDQVLAVIRGISEQTNLLALNAAIEAARAGDMGRGFAVVADEVRTLARRTQSSTDEIQQMIGSLKQGAENAVSSMHSGQAATGTGVESSQRTGASLTAITGQVERISDMNHQVATATEEQSAVTEEINRNVQGISGLARATAGEVRACREDCQTLQRLADDLARQMCGFRLS, from the coding sequence ATGCAGTTCTGGCGACGCAGTATTCAATGGCAGTTGATCCTGAGTATGGGCACCGCCCTGCTCGTCAGTATTCTGATCGTGGTTGGCATTTATACCCTCGTGGTCAACCGCCTCGCCCAGAGCTATCTGGTCGAACAAGCTCTACCGTCGAGCATCGAAGCGATGCGCAATGACATCGAGCGCATCCTCGTTCAACCGCTCACCGCCGCCAAGGACATCGCCAGCAACAGCATGGTGCGCAACTGGCTGGCCGAAGGTGAAAACAGTGCCCAGATTGGTACGTTTACCACCTATCTCGAAGGCATCCGCGCCGAGCACAAGGCCTTTACCGCGCTGATTGTCGGCACCGCGTCCAACCATTACTTCACCGAGAAAGGCCTGGACCGGACCCTCAGTCGTTCCAACCCCAAAGATGCCTGGTTCTACGCATTTCTGGACAGCAACCAGCCGCGGACCCTCAATATCGACAACGATACCGCGACCGGAGAATTGGCGCTTTTCATCGATCTCAAGGTTGAGCAGGCCGGCAAAGTCGTCGGTGTTGCGGGGCTTGGCCTGAACATGAAAGAGCTGTCGGAGCTGATCCACAACTTCAGCTTCGGGGAGCGCGGCAAGGTCTATCTCGTGCGTTCCGACGGTTTGATCCAGGTTCATCCTGAAGCGCAGTTCAGCGGTAAACGCACCTTGGCCGAGCAAATCGGTGCAGATGCCGCACAAGCGGTCATGGGTCAAAAAACTGCCATCAGCAGCGGCTTCCAGCGCGACGGAGAAGATTTCCTCGCCCTGAGCCTGCCATTGCGCGATCTAGGCTGGACCCTGGTGGCCGAAGTGCCACAGTCGCAGATCTACGCCGAAGCCCGCCGCGCCATGTGGATGAGCAGTGGCATCGGCCTGGCGGTGGCATTGGTTTGCTTGTTGCTGGTGGTGTTGCTGGCTCGTGGGCTGGTGCGACCGATTCGTCAGGTAACAGCGGCGCTGGTGGCCATCGGTAGCGGTGGTGGAGATTTGACCCACCGGTTAGATTCCAGCCGCGCCGATGAGCTGGGCGATCTGGCGCGCGGGTTCAATCGCTTCCTCGACAGTCAGCGCGAGATGATTGGCGAAGTGCTTACCACGAGTGAACGCTTGCGTACGGCTGTGGGCCAAGTGGCGCGAGTGGTGGATAACACCGCCGAGCGCTCAGGCCGGCAGCAGGAAATGACCGACATGGTCGCCACCGCCGTCCACGAAATGGGCCTGACTGTGCAGGAGATTGCGCAGAACGCCGGCAACGCGGCAGTCGCGTCGCAAACCGCTCGGGATGAAGCGATGCAGGCACGGGAAGTGGTGGGCGGTTCGATACGGCACATCGAAAGCATGTCCGAAGAAATCGGCATTGCCGCCACTGCGGTCGGCGAATTGGCCCATCAGGTGGCGTCCATCGATCAGGTACTGGCGGTGATTCGCGGGATTTCCGAGCAGACCAATTTGCTGGCGCTCAACGCCGCTATCGAAGCGGCGCGGGCCGGGGATATGGGACGTGGGTTCGCGGTGGTTGCCGATGAAGTGCGGACCCTGGCGCGGCGCACGCAATCGTCTACCGATGAGATTCAGCAGATGATCGGCAGCCTCAAGCAGGGTGCGGAGAACGCGGTTTCATCGATGCACAGCGGTCAAGCGGCAACCGGCACAGGCGTTGAATCGAGCCAGCGCACCGGAGCTTCGTTGACTGCGATTACTGGACAGGTTGAGCGTATCAGCGACATGAACCATCAAGTGGCCACGGCCACGGAAGAGCAGTCGGCGGTGACGGAAGAGATCAACCGCAATGTGCAGGGGATTTCCGGTCTGGCCCGCGCCACCGCCGGAGAGGTGAGAGCCTGCCGCGAAGATTGCCAGACGTTGCAGCGGTTGGCGGATGATTTGGCGCGGCAGATGTGTGGGTTTCGTCTGAGCTAA
- a CDS encoding acyl-CoA dehydrogenase, with protein sequence MSETLLSSRNLAFELYEVLDAEGLTQRERFAEHNRETFDAAISTARSIAEKFFAPHNRKGDENEPRYENGQAILIPEVKPAVDAFLEAGFLNAARSFDAGGMQLPTLLSQACFSHFQSANAASTSYPFLTMGAANLVESFGTDEQKRRFLQPMIDGRFFGTMALTEPHAGSSLSDIRTRAEPASDGTYRLKGNKIFISGGDHPLSENIVHMVLAKLPDAPAGVKGISLFIVPKFLVNDDGSLGKRNDVLLAGLFHKMGWRGTTSTALNFGDNGECVGYLVGKPHQGLSYMFQMMNEARIGVGMGAVMLGYAGYLYSLEYARERPQGRVPDSKDPNTAPVAIINHADVKRMLLTQKAYVEGSFDLGLYAARLFDDTTTLETDAERKQAHELLDLLTPIVKSWPSEFCLKANELAIQILGGHGYTREYPVEQYYRDNRLNPIHEGTHGIQSLDLLGRKLAQNGGSGLKRLIRLIADTAERAQAFDSLTPLREPLEKLVARLQTVTIGLLTDLAQGKVNSSLANSALYLKVFGHTVIGWRWLEQAIRAEEGLAKGNAADASFYKGKLQAARYFLTWEVPGCHHELAILEARDDVCLGMQDEWF encoded by the coding sequence ATGTCCGAGACGTTGCTCAGTTCCCGCAATCTGGCTTTCGAGCTGTACGAAGTCCTCGATGCCGAGGGCCTGACCCAGCGTGAGCGTTTCGCCGAGCACAATCGCGAGACCTTCGATGCGGCCATCAGCACCGCCCGCAGCATCGCCGAAAAGTTCTTCGCCCCGCACAACCGCAAGGGCGACGAGAACGAGCCGCGCTATGAGAACGGTCAGGCGATTCTGATTCCGGAAGTGAAACCGGCGGTAGATGCCTTCCTTGAAGCCGGTTTTCTCAACGCTGCGCGCAGTTTCGACGCGGGTGGCATGCAACTTCCTACACTACTTTCCCAGGCCTGTTTTTCGCACTTCCAGTCGGCCAACGCCGCTTCGACGTCCTATCCGTTCCTGACCATGGGCGCGGCGAACCTGGTCGAAAGCTTCGGCACCGACGAGCAGAAGCGCCGCTTCCTGCAACCGATGATCGACGGGCGTTTCTTCGGCACCATGGCCCTGACCGAACCGCACGCCGGCTCATCGCTGTCGGATATTCGTACCCGAGCCGAGCCTGCGTCTGACGGCACTTATCGCCTCAAGGGCAACAAGATCTTCATCTCCGGTGGTGATCACCCACTGTCGGAAAATATCGTGCACATGGTGCTAGCCAAGTTGCCAGACGCGCCGGCTGGCGTGAAAGGGATTTCGCTGTTCATCGTGCCCAAGTTCCTGGTCAACGATGACGGCAGCCTCGGCAAGCGCAACGACGTGCTGCTGGCTGGCCTGTTTCACAAAATGGGCTGGCGCGGCACCACCTCTACCGCATTGAACTTTGGCGATAACGGTGAATGTGTCGGCTATCTGGTGGGTAAGCCGCACCAGGGCTTGAGCTACATGTTCCAGATGATGAACGAGGCACGGATCGGCGTCGGCATGGGTGCGGTGATGCTGGGTTACGCCGGCTACCTGTATTCGCTGGAGTACGCCCGCGAGCGTCCGCAGGGACGAGTGCCGGACAGCAAGGACCCGAACACCGCGCCGGTGGCGATCATCAATCACGCCGACGTCAAACGCATGTTGCTGACACAGAAAGCCTACGTCGAAGGTTCGTTCGACCTCGGTCTGTACGCCGCACGCCTGTTCGATGACACCACCACGCTGGAGACCGATGCCGAGCGTAAGCAAGCCCACGAACTGCTGGACCTGCTGACGCCAATCGTCAAATCCTGGCCATCGGAGTTTTGCCTCAAAGCCAACGAACTGGCGATCCAGATTCTTGGCGGCCACGGCTACACCCGCGAATACCCGGTGGAGCAGTACTACCGCGACAACCGCCTGAACCCGATCCATGAAGGCACCCACGGCATTCAATCGCTGGACCTGTTGGGCCGCAAACTGGCGCAAAACGGCGGATCCGGGCTCAAGCGACTGATCCGCCTGATCGCCGACACCGCCGAACGCGCCCAGGCATTTGATTCATTGACGCCGCTGCGTGAACCGCTGGAAAAACTGGTTGCACGCCTGCAAACCGTGACCATCGGCCTGCTGACCGATCTGGCGCAAGGCAAGGTCAACAGCAGCCTGGCGAATTCGGCGTTGTACCTGAAGGTGTTTGGTCACACGGTGATCGGCTGGCGCTGGCTGGAACAGGCGATTCGTGCCGAAGAAGGCTTGGCCAAGGGCAATGCGGCCGATGCGAGTTTTTATAAAGGCAAGTTGCAGGCGGCGCGATATTTCCTGACATGGGAAGTGCCCGGTTGCCACCATGAGCTGGCGATTCTTGAGGCTCGGGATGATGTTTGCCTGGGCATGCAGGATGAGTGGTTCTGA
- the putA gene encoding trifunctional transcriptional regulator/proline dehydrogenase/L-glutamate gamma-semialdehyde dehydrogenase, with product MATTTLGVKLDDPTRERLKAAATSIDRTPHWLIKQAIFNYLEKLEGGATLTELNGLTKDSDDAVDAPLDHAHQCFLEFAESILPQSVLRASITAAYRRPEPEVVPMLMEQARLPAAMAEATNKLAASIAEKLRNQKSAGGRAGIVQGLLQEFSLSSQEGVALMCLAEALLRIPDKGTRDALIRDKISTGNWHPHLGNSPSLFVNAATWGLLLTGKLVSTHNEAGLTSSLSRIIGKSGEPMIRKGVDMAMRLMGEQFVTGETIAEALANASKFEAKGFRYSYDMLGEAALTEHDAQKYLASYEQAIHSIGKASHGRGIYEGPGISIKLSALHPRYSRAQYERVMEELYPRLLSLTLLAKQYDIGLNIDAEEADRLELSLDLLERLCFEPQLTGWNGIGFVIQAYQKRCPYVIDYVIDLARRSRHRLMIRLVKGAYWDSEIKRAQVEGLEGYPVYTRKVYTDVSYIACARKLLSVPEVIYPQFATHNAHTLSAIYHIAGQNYYPGQYEFQCLHGMGEPLYEQVVGKVSEGKLNRPCRVYAPVGTHETLLAYLVRRLLENGANTSFVNRIADQSISIQELVADPVASIEQMATVEGGFGLPHPRIPLPRDLYGSERANSSGIDMANEHRLASLSCALLATAHNHWKAAPMLGCASSNEAPAPVLNPSDLRDVVGYVQEATVEDVDNAIQCALNAAPIWQATPPAERAAILERAADLMEAEIQPLMGLLAREAGKTFANAIAEVREAVDFLRYYAVQARNDFTNDAHRPLGPVVCISPWNFPLAIFSGQVAAALAAGNPVLAKPAEQTPLVAAQAVRLLLEAGIPEGVLQLLPGRGETVGAGLVGDDRVKGVMFTGSTEVARLLQRNIAGRLDNQGRPIPLIAETGGQNAMIVDSSALTEQVVIDVVSSAFDSAGQRCSALRVLCLQEDSADRVIEMLKGAMAESRLGNPERLSVDIGPVIDAEAKAGIEKHIQAMRDKGRSVYQVAIADAEEVKRGTFVMPTLIELESFDELQREIFGPVLHVVRYKRKDIDQLIAQINASGYGLTLGVHTRIDETIAKVIDNVNAGNVYVNRNIVGAVVGVQPFGGEGLSGTGPKAGGPLYLYRLLSTRPTDAIEQSFARGDAAAAPDVRLRDSMSKPLTALKAWADSNKFADLSTLCVQFAAQSQSGITRLLAGPTGERNSYAILPREHVLCLAEVEGDLLTQLAAVLAVGGSAVWPEAELTKALFARLPKEVQARIKLVSDWNKDEVVFDAVLHHGHSDQLRAVCQQVAKRAGAIVGVQGLSQGESNIALERLVIERALSVNTAAAGGNASLMTIG from the coding sequence ATGGCTACCACCACCCTTGGCGTCAAACTTGACGACCCGACCCGCGAACGCCTCAAGGCCGCCGCGACCTCGATTGATCGCACGCCGCACTGGCTGATCAAGCAGGCAATTTTCAATTACCTGGAAAAACTCGAGGGTGGTGCAACCCTGACCGAGCTGAACGGTTTGACCAAGGATTCCGACGATGCCGTCGACGCGCCTCTGGATCACGCCCATCAGTGCTTCCTCGAATTCGCCGAAAGCATCCTGCCGCAATCGGTACTGCGCGCATCGATCACCGCCGCTTACCGTCGCCCGGAGCCTGAAGTGGTTCCGATGCTGATGGAGCAGGCGCGTCTGCCGGCAGCGATGGCTGAAGCCACCAACAAACTCGCCGCGTCCATCGCGGAAAAACTGCGTAACCAGAAGAGCGCTGGCGGCCGTGCCGGCATTGTTCAGGGCCTGCTGCAGGAATTCTCCCTGTCGTCCCAGGAAGGCGTGGCGCTGATGTGCCTGGCCGAAGCGCTGCTGCGTATCCCGGATAAAGGCACCCGCGACGCGCTGATCCGCGACAAGATCAGCACCGGCAACTGGCACCCGCACCTGGGCAACAGCCCTTCGTTGTTCGTCAACGCCGCCACTTGGGGCCTGTTGCTGACCGGCAAACTGGTGTCCACGCACAACGAAGCGGGTTTGACTTCGTCCCTGAGCCGCATCATCGGCAAGAGCGGCGAGCCGATGATCCGCAAGGGCGTCGACATGGCCATGCGCCTGATGGGCGAGCAGTTCGTGACCGGTGAAACCATCGCCGAAGCCCTGGCCAATGCGAGCAAGTTCGAAGCCAAGGGCTTCCGCTATTCCTACGACATGCTGGGTGAAGCAGCACTCACCGAGCACGACGCGCAGAAGTACCTGGCCTCGTACGAACAAGCCATCCACTCGATCGGCAAAGCGTCCCATGGCCGTGGGATTTATGAAGGCCCGGGCATTTCCATCAAGCTGTCTGCACTGCACCCGCGCTACAGCCGTGCGCAGTACGAGCGTGTGATGGAGGAGCTGTACCCGCGCCTGCTGTCGCTGACCCTGCTGGCCAAGCAATACGACATCGGCCTGAACATCGACGCCGAAGAAGCTGACCGTCTGGAGCTTTCGCTGGATCTGCTCGAGCGTCTGTGCTTCGAGCCGCAACTGACCGGCTGGAACGGCATCGGTTTCGTGATCCAGGCTTACCAGAAGCGTTGCCCGTACGTGATCGACTATGTGATCGACCTGGCTCGCCGCAGCCGTCATCGCCTGATGATCCGTCTGGTAAAAGGCGCGTACTGGGACAGCGAAATCAAGCGCGCCCAGGTCGAAGGCCTGGAAGGCTACCCGGTCTACACCCGCAAGGTGTACACCGACGTTTCCTACATCGCTTGCGCACGCAAACTGCTGTCGGTGCCGGAAGTCATCTACCCGCAGTTCGCCACGCACAACGCGCACACTCTGTCGGCCATTTATCACATCGCCGGTCAGAACTATTACCCGGGCCAGTACGAGTTCCAGTGCCTGCACGGCATGGGTGAACCGCTGTACGAACAGGTTGTAGGCAAAGTTTCCGAAGGCAAGCTGAACCGTCCGTGCCGCGTGTACGCTCCGGTCGGCACCCACGAAACCCTGCTGGCGTACCTCGTACGTCGTCTGCTGGAAAACGGCGCGAACACCTCGTTCGTCAACCGTATCGCCGACCAGTCGATTTCTATCCAGGAACTGGTAGCCGATCCGGTAGCCAGCATCGAGCAGATGGCAACCGTGGAAGGTGGTTTCGGCCTGCCGCACCCACGTATTCCGCTGCCGCGTGACCTGTATGGTTCCGAGCGCGCCAACTCCAGCGGCATCGACATGGCCAACGAACATCGTCTGGCGTCGTTGTCCTGCGCCTTGCTGGCCACCGCACACAACCACTGGAAAGCCGCGCCGATGTTAGGTTGCGCCTCCAGCAATGAAGCTCCGGCTCCTGTGTTGAACCCGTCCGACCTGCGTGACGTGGTTGGTTACGTGCAGGAAGCGACCGTTGAAGACGTCGACAACGCGATCCAGTGCGCCCTCAACGCCGCACCGATCTGGCAGGCCACCCCGCCAGCCGAGCGCGCTGCAATCCTTGAACGTGCCGCCGACCTGATGGAAGCCGAGATCCAGCCGCTGATGGGCCTGCTGGCTCGCGAAGCTGGCAAGACCTTCGCCAACGCCATCGCCGAAGTGCGTGAAGCCGTGGACTTCCTGCGTTATTACGCCGTGCAGGCACGCAACGATTTCACCAACGACGCTCACCGTCCGCTGGGTCCAGTGGTGTGCATCAGCCCGTGGAACTTCCCGCTGGCAATCTTCAGTGGTCAAGTCGCTGCTGCATTGGCCGCCGGTAACCCGGTTTTGGCCAAGCCTGCGGAACAGACTCCGCTGGTTGCCGCTCAAGCCGTGCGCCTGCTGCTCGAGGCCGGCATTCCGGAAGGCGTGTTGCAACTGCTGCCGGGCCGTGGCGAAACCGTCGGTGCTGGCCTGGTGGGCGATGATCGCGTCAAAGGCGTAATGTTCACCGGTTCCACCGAAGTCGCTCGCCTGCTGCAACGCAACATCGCCGGTCGCCTGGACAACCAGGGTCGTCCGATCCCGCTGATCGCCGAAACCGGTGGGCAGAACGCAATGATCGTCGACTCGTCGGCACTGACCGAACAAGTCGTAATCGACGTGGTTTCCTCGGCATTTGACAGCGCTGGCCAGCGTTGCTCGGCATTGCGCGTGCTGTGCTTGCAGGAAGATTCCGCTGACCGCGTCATCGAAATGCTTAAAGGGGCGATGGCTGAAAGCCGTCTCGGCAACCCTGAGCGCCTGTCTGTGGACATCGGCCCGGTGATCGACGCCGAAGCCAAGGCCGGCATCGAGAAGCACATCCAGGCCATGCGCGACAAAGGTCGCAGCGTGTACCAAGTGGCCATCGCCGATGCCGAAGAAGTGAAACGCGGCACCTTCGTGATGCCGACGCTGATCGAACTGGAAAGCTTCGACGAACTGCAGCGTGAAATTTTCGGTCCGGTGCTGCACGTGGTTCGCTACAAGCGCAAAGACATCGATCAACTGATCGCTCAGATCAACGCTTCCGGCTACGGCCTGACGCTGGGCGTGCACACCCGCATCGACGAAACCATCGCCAAGGTGATCGACAACGTCAATGCCGGTAACGTCTATGTAAACCGCAACATCGTGGGTGCCGTGGTCGGCGTGCAGCCGTTCGGCGGCGAAGGCCTGTCGGGTACTGGCCCGAAAGCCGGTGGTCCGTTGTACCTGTACCGCTTGCTATCGACGCGTCCTACCGATGCCATCGAACAATCCTTCGCTCGCGGTGATGCTGCTGCAGCACCGGACGTCCGTCTGCGCGATTCCATGAGCAAGCCGCTGACCGCCCTGAAGGCCTGGGCCGACAGCAACAAGTTCGCCGACCTGAGCACCCTGTGCGTACAGTTCGCCGCGCAATCGCAAAGCGGTATCACCCGCCTGCTGGCTGGCCCGACCGGCGAGCGCAACAGCTATGCGATCCTGCCACGTGAACACGTGCTGTGCCTGGCGGAAGTCGAAGGCGATCTGCTGACGCAACTGGCGGCGGTATTGGCCGTCGGTGGTTCGGCGGTGTGGCCGGAAGCTGAGCTGACCAAGGCGCTGTTCGCACGTCTGCCGAAGGAAGTTCAGGCACGCATCAAGCTGGTTTCCGACTGGAACAAGGACGAAGTGGTGTTTGATGCGGTTCTGCATCACGGCCACTCCGACCAGTTGCGCGCGGTGTGCCAGCAGGTTGCCAAGCGTGCCGGCGCCATCGTTGGCGTGCAGGGTCTGTCGCAAGGCGAGTCCAACATTGCGCTGGAGCGTTTGGTGATTGAGCGTGCGTTGAGCGTTAACACGGCGGCGGCGGGTGGTAATGCCAGCTTGATGACCATCGGCTAA